In Vigna angularis cultivar LongXiaoDou No.4 chromosome 8, ASM1680809v1, whole genome shotgun sequence, one DNA window encodes the following:
- the LOC128193572 gene encoding uncharacterized protein LOC128193572, with the protein MSVFDDILNGVEHRLCLRHLYNNYKKKFGGGLLIRDLMMGAAKATFYKEWEKKMGELKNVNVDAFNWLMGIPTQSWCKKAFSAYPRCDVLINNLSESFNSTILMARDKPIISMIEWIRSYIMSRFASLREKIDSYPGDVMPKPRKRLDMEVEKSGNWLPVWAGGSQFEVTHGFTMDKFVVDLSNHTCTCYLWDLVGIPCRHAVAAIHYKSENPEHYVHPYYKKDAYRTCYAPIISPINGQQLWPTSESPQLLPPIYKRPPGRPKKLRRREVDEYVSHGKLSKTNTAIRCSTCNAYGHNVRTCKKSQKRKDKRGASTSTPGSASTRAGSASASEAGRGASASASQAGRAASIAGRGASASAPQAGRRSATVAGAGAASASQGGGSATMREGARRTSTRLAAQIVGSQGSCN; encoded by the exons ATGTCAGTTTTTGATGATATCTTGAATGGAGTGGAACACAGGCTGTGTTTACGCCATTTATAcaacaattacaagaaaaaatttgggGGAGGCTTGCTGATTAGAGACCTTATGATGGGGGCTGCCAAGGCAACATTCTATAAGGAATGGGAGAAAAAAATGGGTGAGTTAAAAAATGTGAATGTTGATGCCTTTAATTGGTTGATGGGTATACCAACTCAAAGTTGGTGTAAGAAAGCTTTTAGTGCTTATCCTAGGTGTGATGTGCTGATCAATAACTTGTCAGAATCATTTAATAGTACTATTTTAATGGCAAGGGACAAACCAATAATTTCAATGATAGAATGGATTAGGTCATACATAATGAGTAGGTTTGCAAGTCTTAGAGAAAAAATTGACTCATATCCTGGTGATGTTATGCCTAAACCGAGGAAAAGGCTGGATATGGAGGTTGAAAAGAGTGGCAATTGGCTTCCGGTATGGGCAGGGGGTTCACAGTTTGAAGTAACTCATGGCTTTACCATGGACAAATTTGTTGTTGATTTAAGTAATCACACATGTACTTGTTACTTGTGGGATTTGGTAGGAATACCATGTAGACATGCAGTTGCTGCCATTCATTACAAATCAGAAAACCCAGAACATTATGTTCATCCTTACTATAAGAAAGATGCCTATAGAACTTGTTATGCACCAATTATAAGTCCTATCAATGGACAACAACTTTGGCCTACATCTGAATCTCCACAACTACTACCTCCCATTTACAAAAGACCTCCTGGGAGgccaaaaaaattaagaagaagagaagttGATGAATATGTGAGCCATGGAAAATTGTCAAAGACCAATACTGCTATAAGATGTAGCACTTGCAATGCATATGGACACAATGTAAGGACATGTAAAAAGAGCCAGAAAAGGAAG GACAAAAGGGGGGCTTCTACATCAACACCTGGATCTGCATCAACAAGGGCTGGATCTGCATCTGCATCAGAAGCTGGAAGGGGGGCATCTGCATCTGCATCACAAGCTGGAAGGGCTGCATCAATTGCTGGAAGGGGGGCATCTGCATCTGCACCACAAGCTGGAAGGAGATCAGCCACAGTTGCAGGGGCTGGGGCTGCATCAGCATCACAAGGTGGAGGATCTGCAACTATGCGTGAAGGGG